From Oceanispirochaeta sp.:
CGGCTATATGCTGGGACTCCCGGGAGAAAAAGAGGAAACCAGACTGAAAAATGTGCTTCTGGCACAGAGACTGGAACTGGATATGGTGGGAATCGGACCCTTCATCCCCCACCCCGACACCCCTCTGGGTACTGCCGAACAGAAGCCCCTGGAAGCAGCTATCCGGGGGGTGGCCCTTCTCCGGCTGGCTCTGCCGGAAGCCCATATCCCCGCCACAACGGCGGCCGGGTCCCTCCAGAGGGACGGCCGGGAACAGATGATCAGCGCCGGGGCCAATGTGCTGATGCCCAACCTGACTCAGGTAGAATTCAAAAAAGACTATCAGCTCTACCCCGGTAAAATCTGCCTGGATGAGAGCGGAATTCAGTGCATCGGCTGTCTCTCCCTGCGGGTGAAACCCCTGGGCCGGGAGATCAGCTTTAAACGGGGCGACGCCCCCCGGCTTGAGCTTTATCAAGAAGCCTGTGGAGAGTCTCAAGGATGAAGCATTATGGCAGTGAAACAGAAAAAGCCCTGTCGATTCTGGGTACCGGACAGACGCCCCGGGTACTGATAAGAGCCTATGGCGAGGTCAATCTGGCCTGTCTCCGGGCACAGCAGGAGCAGGCCTCCCTCTATCCTCCGGATTTTTTTCTTCTGCTGGAAGAAGCAGCCCTCGAAGTCATTGAGGGAAGGCATGACGATCAATTCCCCCTGCCCCTGACCCAGGGCGGTGCCGGAACCAGCCTTCATATGAACATCTGTGAGGTCCTGGCCTCCCTGGCGAACAGCCGTTCTGACGGGGATTTCCGAGCTCAGCCCCTGGAGCATATCGGGTTGTTTCAATCTACGAATGACACCTTTTCCACGGCGGTCATCCTGATGAGTTTCCGCATACTGGAGGACGTGGAAGAGCAGACGGTGCGGCTCCAGGAAGAGCTGGTGTCCCGGGAAACCCTCTATCAGGAGTGGATCATGACGGGAAGGACCGAATTGCAGGACGCCCTGCCCATGACACTGGGACAGCT
This genomic window contains:
- a CDS encoding radical SAM protein — encoded protein: DAEYGHERICRLVEAIKDQTGGKAALTLSCGMRSLSQYREMKAAGGDRYLLRFETSDPELHAYLRNGSSLASRLQALEHFREAGFQTGSGYMLGLPGEKEETRLKNVLLAQRLELDMVGIGPFIPHPDTPLGTAEQKPLEAAIRGVALLRLALPEAHIPATTAAGSLQRDGREQMISAGANVLMPNLTQVEFKKDYQLYPGKICLDESGIQCIGCLSLRVKPLGREISFKRGDAPRLELYQEACGESQG